In Nocardia sp. NBC_00403, the DNA window GTCAGGCGTTCGAGGCATACCACGCCGGCGAGGGCACCGCGGTGCTGGTCCGACCGGATGGATATCTCGGTCGACGTAGCTGAACCCGTGGACTCGGTGTACAGGTGTCGCGGCGGATCGGCGCTAGCCGAAGAAGCTGCCCATGGTGTCCCAGCCGAGCACCGAGTCCACCGCAAGACCGCAGAACACCACGGCCAAATAGTTGTTCGACTGCAGGAACAGCCGCAGCGGCTTCACCGACTCGCCCCGGCGAACACCGGAGTACAGCTGGTGGGCCATGAGCAGGAACCACGCCCCGGCCACCAGCGCGACGGCGGTGTAGATCACGCCGGTCGCGGGTGCGAGGGCAAGGGTCGTGAGCACGGTGAGCCAGGTATAGATGACGATCTGCTTGGTCACCACCCGCTCGGTCGCGACCACCGGCAGCATCGGCACACCGGCCGCGCGGTAGTCCTCCTTGTAGCGCATGGCCAGCGCCCAGGTGTGCGGCGGTGTCCAGAAGAAGATGACGCCGAACAGGGCGATCGCGGGCCAGCCGATGCTGCCGGTGACCGCGGACCAGCCGACCAGGGCGGGCATGCAGCCCGCCGCACCGCCCCACACCACATTCTGCGAGGTCCGGCGCTTGAGGCCGAG includes these proteins:
- a CDS encoding heme o synthase, which produces MRIGQQPGGNGAHGSSATALADRFTGDGLLSRTVRKPLAYIALTKPRVIELLLVATIPTMLLADRGVIDIRLILATLFGGWMGAASANTLNCVADADIDKVMKRTAKRPLAREAVPTSHAFVFGVVLGLGSFAWLWWQANLLSGVLVVVTILFYVFVYTLGLKRRTSQNVVWGGAAGCMPALVGWSAVTGSIGWPAIALFGVIFFWTPPHTWALAMRYKEDYRAAGVPMLPVVATERVVTKQIVIYTWLTVLTTLALAPATGVIYTAVALVAGAWFLLMAHQLYSGVRRGESVKPLRLFLQSNNYLAVVFCGLAVDSVLGWDTMGSFFG